The Sphingobacterium lactis sequence AACTCGGCTTTGTGGTCATGCCCTATATCCATGCAGACCCCGTACTCTGCAAACGATTGGAGGATGCCGGGACTGCCGTCGTAATGCCGTTGGGTGCTCCCATAGGTAGCAACAAAGGTATCCGTACAATTGATTTCCTGGAAATGATCATCGAGCAAAGTCGGGTTCCGGTTGTTGTCGATGCGGGAATCGGCGCACCTTCCGATGCCGCGAAAGCTATGGAATTGGGTGCCGATGCTGTCCTCGTAAATACAGCAATCGCCACCGCGGAGCAACCCGTTCTGATGGCAGAAGCCTTCAAAATGGCCGTTATTGCAGGCCGCATGGCTTATGAATCAGGGCTTGCGGCCAAAACAAGTCAAGCTATTGCATCATCCCCTTTAACAAGCTTTCTAATCGAAAACGATGACTATTAACGAAATCCTGAACACCTATAGCTGGGAGCAGGTGCACAAGCTCGTGTACAACCGAACCGTTCACGATGTCGAACGCACGTTAGCCAAAACGAAGCTCGATACACTGGACTTTTTAACCCTGATTTCCCCTGTAGCCGCACCATTCTTGGAAGAAATGGCTCAACGCGCCAAGACTATTACCCAGCAGCGTTTTGGAAAGACCATTCAGCTGTATGCGCCGATGTATCTCAGCAATGAATGCCAGAATATCTGCACCTACTGCGGATTTTCCATGGACAACAAGATCAAAAGGAAGACGTTGAACGATAGCGAGATCATTATGGAAGCGCTAGCCCTCAAGGCTATGGGTATCAACCATGTACTTTTGGTATCGGGTGAAGCCAATAAGATTGTCGATATGCCCTATTTCCTACATGCCATAGCGCTCCTGAAACCCCACTTCGCCAATATATCCCTCGAAGTCCAACCCCTA is a genomic window containing:
- a CDS encoding thiazole synthase; the encoded protein is MNTLLNINNKTFQSRLFLGTGKFGNLPLMAEAITASGTELVTTALKRIDPNNTGDELLQHLQIPGVQLLPNTSGARNAKEAVLAALLAQEALETNFVKLEIHPDPRYLMPDPIETLRATEELAKLGFVVMPYIHADPVLCKRLEDAGTAVVMPLGAPIGSNKGIRTIDFLEMIIEQSRVPVVVDAGIGAPSDAAKAMELGADAVLVNTAIATAEQPVLMAEAFKMAVIAGRMAYESGLAAKTSQAIASSPLTSFLIENDDY